From a single Candidatus Defluviilinea gracilis genomic region:
- a CDS encoding DUF3592 domain-containing protein: MSNESMLTVGILGCVFVILNVVFLAIIFFTQRKMNAVQGWSSAMGTVLASYLERRRSGDSGSVNYPVVQYSYQVGGQTYQGAKIAPGMEVGGTGAGRVIAKYP; the protein is encoded by the coding sequence ATGAGCAACGAATCCATGCTGACAGTTGGAATTCTTGGTTGTGTTTTCGTAATATTGAACGTGGTCTTTCTTGCGATTATTTTTTTCACCCAGCGGAAAATGAACGCGGTGCAAGGTTGGTCGTCTGCGATGGGAACGGTGCTGGCATCCTATTTGGAGCGCAGGCGTTCAGGCGACAGCGGAAGCGTGAATTATCCCGTTGTGCAATATTCGTATCAAGTCGGCGGGCAGACGTATCAAGGCGCAAAGATCGCGCCGGGGATGGAAGTGGGCGGCACGGGCGCGGGGCGGGTGATCGCGAAATATCCCTAA
- a CDS encoding transglycosylase domain-containing protein, producing MPSTLPILRARRERRLAKQHASDSRKRSLFVSAGMILSLVIAALIIVTAFAYVSLTRDLPSIQTLPILLNPPNGLLLQPTRIYDRTREHILFTFAPDDSPRRYIPLSDANPQHLPQSLADAVIATSDPNFYDHAGYDLATITNYQLHTTLAQRLVSDLLLFNEPPSFRRALRERILAAQITSQFGRAQILEWYLNSAHFGRYAFGAESAAQLYFGKSATQLSTAESAILAAVSDSPSLNPHDAPQTAIERGHETIRKMSALGFLSDEATANALGESPFFQPPPPPDVQPAAAFVNLLLAQLDSQFPRARIERGGLTIISTLDFNVQQQASCVSAFYAARLAGLPDPSIQCDSLRFLSALPPSVTIPDSSASAIITDPTTGQILAVVGETFEGRETPLVGAHRSGSALDAFVYLTGFTRGLSPASLVWDIPGKTEIQNFDGAYHGPIRLRTALVNDYPAPAAQVLSQMGVENVDNIMSSFGVARNVDLSLVDAASAYGVFAEQGVHFGQSINDEFTSVTILKVEGNDDSVWLDWTTPQAKPVVTPALAYLINHSLSDESARVDHSSAFNVGRPAAVMLGQTEDALDAWTIGYSPLRVVAVWAGSRESTNLSPRISSVLWNALMQVASQNLPAEDWSLPAGVSVINVCDPSGMLPTSDCPNVVNEVFLQGNEPVQADNMYRKYAINRETGLLATVFTLPQLIEERVYLVVPSDARAWAESAGVAIPPSSYDVIQAPPTNPDVNITFPELFAEVGGVVQVNGTAAGADFASYRVLIGQGLNPQEWIQIGEGNAPVTNGLLAEWNTDGLSGLYAIQLQVVRTDQHVDSAVVQVTVR from the coding sequence ATGCCCTCCACCCTCCCCATCCTGCGCGCGCGGCGCGAGCGGCGACTCGCCAAACAACACGCCAGCGACTCTCGCAAGCGCAGTCTCTTCGTCAGCGCGGGGATGATCCTTTCGTTGGTGATTGCCGCGCTCATCATCGTCACTGCGTTTGCGTATGTGAGCCTCACGCGCGACCTGCCCTCGATACAAACTCTCCCAATTCTCCTCAATCCTCCCAACGGGCTCCTCCTCCAACCCACGCGCATCTATGACCGCACGCGCGAACATATTTTATTCACCTTCGCGCCCGATGATTCTCCGCGCCGTTACATTCCCCTCAGCGACGCAAACCCGCAACATCTTCCTCAATCCCTCGCCGACGCCGTCATCGCCACCTCCGACCCAAATTTTTACGATCACGCGGGCTACGACCTCGCCACAATTACCAATTACCAATTACACACCACCCTCGCGCAACGACTCGTCTCCGATCTCCTCCTCTTCAACGAGCCGCCATCATTCCGACGCGCGTTGCGTGAACGCATCCTCGCCGCGCAGATCACGTCGCAATTCGGGCGCGCACAAATCCTCGAGTGGTATCTCAACTCGGCGCACTTCGGTCGCTATGCGTTCGGCGCCGAAAGCGCGGCGCAACTCTACTTCGGAAAATCCGCCACGCAACTTTCCACTGCCGAGTCCGCCATCCTCGCGGCGGTGAGCGACTCGCCGAGTCTGAATCCGCACGACGCGCCGCAGACTGCCATCGAACGCGGACACGAAACGATTCGGAAGATGTCGGCTCTTGGATTTTTATCGGACGAAGCGACAGCCAACGCGCTGGGAGAATCTCCCTTCTTTCAGCCACCGCCTCCTCCCGACGTTCAACCTGCCGCGGCTTTCGTCAACCTGCTCCTCGCCCAATTGGATTCGCAATTCCCGCGCGCGCGTATCGAACGCGGCGGCTTGACGATCATCTCAACATTGGATTTCAATGTGCAACAACAAGCCTCATGCGTCAGCGCGTTTTACGCGGCGCGACTCGCGGGTCTGCCTGATCCATCCATTCAATGTGACTCGTTGCGATTCTTATCCGCTCTGCCGCCTTCGGTCACGATTCCCGATTCATCTGCCAGCGCGATCATCACCGATCCAACAACGGGACAAATCCTCGCGGTGGTCGGCGAAACGTTCGAGGGGCGAGAAACGCCTCTCGTAGGCGCGCACAGGTCGGGGTCCGCGTTAGACGCGTTTGTCTATTTGACTGGATTCACCCGAGGCTTGAGTCCCGCTTCATTAGTGTGGGACATCCCCGGTAAAACGGAAATCCAAAATTTTGACGGCGCGTATCACGGACCCATCCGTTTGCGGACAGCGTTGGTGAACGATTATCCCGCGCCCGCCGCGCAAGTGCTATCGCAAATGGGCGTTGAAAATGTGGACAACATCATGTCGTCGTTTGGAGTCGCGCGTAACGTTGATCTGTCGTTGGTGGACGCGGCGAGCGCGTATGGCGTGTTCGCGGAGCAGGGCGTGCATTTTGGGCAGAGCATCAATGATGAATTTACGTCGGTGACGATTTTGAAAGTGGAGGGCAACGACGACAGCGTGTGGCTCGATTGGACGACGCCGCAAGCGAAGCCTGTGGTCACGCCCGCGCTTGCGTATTTGATCAATCATTCGCTGAGCGATGAATCGGCGCGTGTGGATCATTCAAGCGCGTTCAACGTAGGCAGACCCGCCGCGGTGATGTTGGGTCAAACTGAAGACGCGCTCGATGCGTGGACGATCGGTTATTCGCCGTTGCGCGTGGTTGCTGTGTGGGCAGGTTCGCGCGAATCAACAAATTTATCGCCGCGCATTTCCAGTGTGTTGTGGAACGCGTTGATGCAAGTTGCCTCGCAAAATTTACCCGCCGAAGATTGGTCATTGCCTGCGGGTGTTTCGGTGATCAATGTGTGCGATCCGTCGGGCATGTTGCCGACATCGGATTGTCCCAACGTGGTGAATGAAGTTTTCTTGCAGGGCAACGAACCTGTGCAAGCCGATAACATGTATCGCAAGTACGCCATCAACCGCGAGACAGGTTTGCTTGCCACCGTGTTCACGTTGCCGCAATTAATTGAGGAGCGCGTGTATCTTGTCGTTCCGTCCGATGCGCGCGCGTGGGCAGAGAGCGCGGGCGTGGCGATTCCGCCTTCCTCGTATGATGTCATTCAAGCCCCGCCGACGAATCCCGATGTGAATATCACTTTCCCCGAATTGTTTGCGGAGGTGGGCGGAGTGGTGCAAGTCAACGGCACCGCGGCTGGCGCAGACTTTGCATCATATCGCGTATTGATCGGGCAGGGACTCAATCCGCAAGAGTGGATTCAGATCGGCGAAGGCAACGCGCCCGTGACCAATGGTCTACTCGCCGAGTGGAACACGGATGGCTTGAGCGGGTTGTATGCCATACAGTTGCAGGTAGTGAGAACCGATCAGCACGTGGATAGCGCGGTGGTGCAGGTGACGGTGAGGTGA
- a CDS encoding DUF86 domain-containing protein: MSPRGWQDRIRDILSAIAEIQKFTADMDFETFKEDDKSIRAVEMNFIIIGEAANQIPEEVEEAHTSIPWSLMRAMRNRIVHVYFKVDEKVMWDTVQNDLPPLIPELEKLL; encoded by the coding sequence ATGTCACCTAGAGGCTGGCAGGACCGTATTCGTGATATTCTCAGCGCGATTGCCGAAATCCAGAAATTCACAGCGGACATGGATTTCGAAACATTCAAGGAAGACGATAAATCGATTCGCGCGGTCGAGATGAATTTCATCATCATTGGCGAGGCGGCGAATCAAATTCCCGAAGAAGTGGAAGAAGCGCACACTTCCATCCCATGGAGTTTGATGCGCGCCATGCGGAATCGGATCGTGCACGTGTATTTCAAGGTGGATGAAAAAGTAATGTGGGATACAGTCCAAAACGACTTGCCGCCCTTGATCCCTGAATTAGAAAAGCTACTTTGA
- a CDS encoding nucleotidyltransferase family protein: MKQEAVIQLLRQKNAEMERQFGVKSLLLFGSVARNDATTSSDVDLLVEFNRPVGYFGLFALQDYLEKLLGCPVDLGTPDSLKPYIRERVMGELIHVT; encoded by the coding sequence ATGAAACAGGAAGCCGTTATTCAACTCTTGAGGCAAAAGAACGCCGAAATGGAAAGACAATTCGGCGTCAAATCCCTGTTGCTGTTTGGCTCTGTCGCGCGGAATGACGCCACAACCTCCAGCGATGTGGATTTGCTCGTCGAGTTCAACCGCCCCGTCGGTTATTTCGGCTTGTTCGCGTTGCAGGATTACCTTGAAAAATTACTCGGCTGTCCCGTTGACCTTGGGACTCCCGACAGCTTGAAACCCTACATTCGCGAGCGCGTGATGGGGGAATTGATCCATGTCACCTAG
- a CDS encoding DUF2142 domain-containing protein — protein MIERKNKLFDAANFFLIAGLLIGIFYCVTIPYGAGFDEERHLVRIYYMSENEYLPVFSNVSIHQEVFELSYQRRLAQSPAFDLFSRENFLRRFGASDNLRYGQGTQSIYSPVIFLPQALLGRYLWWKFDFPILPTIILLRITGLMIYVLCGYFAIRKIPFGKWVFALLALSPSAMFQASTLNGDGFTNGLSFAFIGLVLGIYLNEKQEIKSSSLWALVLLSLLLGCAKPGAIILFPLLLLLVRHPFPSKKWILLLGVVLAASAIFNVGWSVYATNVSTYGQGGEQSVPRQMSSMLSDPMGFITPLVQGMVLTFPYQVQGWIAAYGYWAGKVPSPLYLIWLIGLIAAFVAEPGRVTIPRGVRFFLIGFFVFACIVTYTVAFVGNYATGGVLALAKHGRYYIPYAPMFFLGLAGLVAANEQRRRLAEFFSLGSILLTAVFFSIGIYTTYYTYCGYDAYVGGMCALPTYKNLEKEDAPQAEIYDGVEVRQSFTNFCGRLQSVSVFIKSVPDDSDGKLLFTILDERQNIVAQKGIPFREIVPEDYLTIPADLPPDSRGGEFEIQLMVDTPNPQDMVIALLTRGDYYPGELSIDGNARDRSDLLIHYVCAGP, from the coding sequence GTGATCGAACGAAAAAATAAATTGTTTGACGCGGCAAATTTTTTTCTGATCGCTGGCTTGCTGATCGGAATTTTTTATTGCGTGACAATTCCGTATGGAGCGGGCTTCGACGAAGAGCGGCATCTCGTGCGCATTTATTACATGTCGGAGAATGAGTACCTGCCCGTTTTTTCAAACGTGAGCATTCACCAGGAGGTGTTTGAACTTTCGTATCAACGCAGGCTCGCGCAGTCGCCTGCCTTCGACTTGTTCAGCCGCGAAAATTTTCTGCGGCGGTTTGGCGCTTCTGATAATCTTCGTTACGGGCAGGGGACGCAGTCCATCTATTCGCCTGTCATTTTTTTACCGCAGGCATTGCTCGGCAGATACTTATGGTGGAAGTTCGATTTCCCAATTCTGCCGACGATCATTCTTCTGCGGATCACTGGGTTGATGATCTATGTCCTGTGCGGATATTTCGCCATCCGCAAAATTCCGTTCGGCAAGTGGGTCTTTGCTTTGCTCGCGCTTTCACCCAGCGCCATGTTTCAAGCGTCCACGCTGAACGGGGACGGCTTCACGAACGGACTTAGTTTCGCCTTCATCGGTTTGGTCCTCGGAATCTATCTGAACGAAAAGCAGGAGATTAAGTCTTCGTCTCTTTGGGCGTTGGTCCTTCTTTCATTGTTGCTGGGATGCGCAAAGCCCGGCGCGATTATTTTGTTTCCGCTGTTATTGCTTCTCGTTCGGCATCCTTTCCCCTCAAAAAAATGGATTCTATTGTTAGGCGTCGTGTTGGCGGCATCGGCTATATTCAATGTTGGCTGGTCGGTCTACGCGACCAATGTTTCGACATACGGACAAGGCGGAGAGCAAAGCGTCCCGCGCCAGATGAGTTCGATGCTTTCGGACCCGATGGGATTCATCACGCCGCTCGTGCAGGGAATGGTTCTGACGTTTCCGTATCAAGTCCAAGGCTGGATCGCCGCGTATGGATATTGGGCAGGCAAAGTCCCCAGTCCGCTGTATCTGATTTGGCTGATCGGTCTCATCGCCGCATTCGTTGCCGAGCCGGGACGTGTGACGATCCCTCGCGGGGTTCGATTCTTTTTGATCGGGTTCTTCGTGTTTGCTTGTATCGTAACCTACACGGTCGCCTTCGTTGGGAATTACGCCACCGGCGGAGTCCTTGCCCTCGCAAAGCATGGACGCTATTACATCCCATACGCGCCGATGTTTTTTCTGGGTCTCGCAGGGTTGGTCGCGGCGAATGAACAAAGACGACGGCTCGCGGAATTTTTTAGTCTCGGCTCGATCCTGCTGACCGCTGTGTTTTTCTCCATCGGCATCTACACAACCTATTACACCTACTGCGGCTATGACGCCTATGTAGGAGGGATGTGCGCCCTGCCCACCTACAAAAATCTTGAAAAGGAAGACGCCCCGCAAGCCGAAATTTATGATGGGGTTGAAGTCCGCCAGTCGTTTACGAATTTCTGCGGCAGATTGCAGTCGGTGTCTGTGTTCATCAAATCTGTGCCTGATGATTCGGATGGAAAATTGTTGTTCACCATCTTGGACGAGAGGCAAAATATCGTCGCTCAAAAAGGGATACCCTTCCGAGAGATCGTGCCGGAGGACTACCTGACGATTCCTGCCGACCTTCCGCCTGATTCGCGCGGCGGGGAGTTTGAGATACAACTGATGGTTGATACTCCCAATCCGCAAGATATGGTCATTGCGCTTCTCACGCGCGGAGATTATTATCCCGGTGAATTGTCCATAGATGGAAATGCGAGAGATCGAAGCGACTTGTTGATCCATTATGTGTGCGCGGGTCCGTAA
- the folP gene encoding dihydropteroate synthase translates to MKSDSLQVGNFTFKWGSKTYVMGILNITPDSFSGDGLIPPLPSGEGRGEGKSPALEQAKQFLKNGADILDIGGESTRPGSQPVTAEEELARVIPVIQDIRKNFPDALISIDTSKADVAEAGFKAGANILNDVWALRADPRLASVAAAFRVPVILMHNRSNPASVEVRERLGNAYIGSEYEDLIEDVKRELLVSVEIAKKAGVEESLIILDPGIGFGKKREHNLELINRLDEIRALGYPVLLGSSRKSFIGFTLDLPADQRVEGTAATVAVGITRGADIIRVHDVKEMTRVAKMTDAIARKRKENAE, encoded by the coding sequence ATGAAATCCGACTCTCTGCAAGTTGGAAACTTCACATTCAAGTGGGGAAGCAAAACATACGTGATGGGCATCCTCAACATCACGCCCGATTCATTTTCAGGCGACGGGCTGATACCCCCTCTCCCCTCGGGAGAGGGACGGGGTGAGGGCAAGTCTCCCGCACTCGAACAAGCAAAACAATTTTTGAAAAACGGCGCAGACATCCTCGACATCGGCGGCGAATCGACTCGCCCCGGTTCGCAACCCGTCACCGCCGAGGAAGAACTCGCGCGCGTGATCCCCGTCATTCAAGACATCCGCAAAAATTTTCCCGACGCGCTCATCTCGATTGACACCTCCAAAGCGGATGTTGCCGAGGCGGGATTCAAAGCAGGCGCGAACATTCTCAACGACGTCTGGGCGCTTCGTGCCGACCCTCGGCTTGCTTCGGTTGCGGCGGCTTTTCGTGTGCCAGTGATCCTGATGCACAACCGCAGTAATCCCGCGAGTGTCGAAGTCCGTGAGCGGCTTGGGAATGCGTACATTGGCTCCGAGTATGAAGATCTGATCGAAGATGTGAAGCGCGAGCTACTCGTCAGCGTGGAGATCGCGAAAAAGGCCGGGGTGGAAGAGTCGCTCATAATCTTGGACCCAGGCATCGGGTTCGGAAAGAAGCGCGAGCATAATCTCGAGTTGATCAACAGGCTGGATGAAATCCGCGCGTTGGGGTATCCCGTGCTGTTGGGCTCATCCAGAAAATCGTTCATCGGCTTCACGCTCGATCTGCCCGCCGACCAGCGAGTCGAAGGGACAGCCGCGACCGTGGCAGTGGGCATCACGCGCGGCGCAGACATCATCCGCGTGCATGATGTGAAAGAGATGACGCGCGTGGCAAAGATGACGGATGCGATTGCGCGCAAGCGAAAGGAGAACGCGGAGTGA
- a CDS encoding CDP-glycerol glycerophosphotransferase family protein: protein MTKRIFISADHGMAIIYFLQSDVIPTLLNAGVDVILLTDDAIVAQLASRFTLHGLTFESLRLQQANDYAKKIQPRLQWLLAYLRRVGGSRRINTEAMDSHIWEVWAENGWKFRLGIWIPSALMILLLRNFSWARKLLVKIQNRFTTNIYSDLFDKYEPDLVIASTPGWRMDRYLLRESAKRGIPNMTVIVGWDNSSSYNVSGAGVQYATCWSQLQKDELVYGSDWQPENVNIGGIPSYDGYFRKQWLMPRDEYFKLHKLDPNRKLISYASSFVHFAPNYPNIEALAKLVSSDSLAEPSQLLIRLHPSHFQDRPKIFAEERARVFDLEKKYPHVHVVQPVALGGSLGYYGGEDMDEKSSMMAYSDVVVTVYSTMLVETAVHDTPMIAATIDIPGGWNKKNKFSLSLKEIGDWPTHKRFREAKAGRVAENESQLRDALNLYLANPTVDAEERRKFVADEITFTDGMSGKRTAEYILSVLEKTNRKDR, encoded by the coding sequence ATGACTAAAAGAATCTTCATCTCCGCCGACCACGGCATGGCGATCATCTACTTCCTGCAAAGCGACGTTATCCCAACATTGCTCAACGCGGGCGTCGACGTCATCCTCCTCACCGATGATGCGATTGTCGCACAGCTCGCCTCACGCTTCACGCTTCACGGTCTTACATTCGAAAGCCTCCGCCTCCAACAAGCCAACGACTATGCCAAAAAAATTCAACCCCGCCTCCAATGGCTCCTCGCCTACCTGCGCCGCGTCGGCGGTTCGCGCCGCATCAACACCGAAGCCATGGACAGTCACATCTGGGAAGTGTGGGCAGAGAACGGTTGGAAGTTTCGCTTAGGGATTTGGATTCCATCTGCATTGATGATTTTGTTATTGCGAAATTTTTCATGGGCAAGAAAACTCCTTGTGAAGATTCAAAATCGCTTCACAACAAATATTTATTCTGACTTATTCGACAAATACGAACCCGATTTAGTCATCGCTTCGACTCCAGGCTGGCGCATGGATCGTTACCTCCTGCGCGAATCCGCCAAACGCGGAATCCCAAACATGACCGTCATCGTCGGCTGGGACAATTCATCGTCGTACAACGTCTCAGGCGCGGGTGTGCAGTATGCAACGTGTTGGTCGCAACTGCAAAAGGATGAACTGGTCTACGGCTCGGACTGGCAGCCTGAAAACGTCAATATCGGCGGCATCCCATCGTATGATGGATACTTCCGCAAGCAATGGCTCATGCCGCGTGATGAATATTTCAAGTTACATAAACTCGATCCCAATCGCAAATTAATTTCGTACGCCAGTAGTTTTGTCCATTTCGCGCCGAACTATCCGAACATCGAAGCATTGGCGAAGTTGGTCTCATCCGATTCGTTGGCAGAACCTTCGCAGTTGTTGATTCGACTGCACCCGAGTCATTTTCAGGATAGGCCGAAGATCTTCGCCGAAGAACGCGCAAGAGTATTTGATTTAGAGAAGAAATATCCGCACGTCCACGTTGTCCAACCCGTCGCGTTGGGCGGATCGCTCGGCTACTACGGCGGCGAAGACATGGACGAGAAATCCTCCATGATGGCATATTCGGATGTAGTGGTGACGGTCTATTCGACGATGCTGGTCGAGACCGCTGTCCACGATACGCCGATGATCGCCGCGACGATTGATATCCCTGGGGGGTGGAATAAGAAAAATAAATTTTCACTGTCACTGAAAGAGATTGGCGACTGGCCCACGCACAAACGATTCCGCGAGGCGAAAGCAGGACGCGTCGCCGAAAACGAGAGTCAGCTTCGAGACGCGTTAAATCTCTACTTGGCGAATCCAACCGTCGACGCGGAGGAGAGGCGGAAATTCGTCGCGGATGAGATCACCTTCACCGATGGAATGTCGGGCAAACGCACGGCGGAATACATCCTGAGTGTGTTGGAAAAAACGAACCGCAAAGACCGCTAA